From Ramlibacter tataouinensis, the proteins below share one genomic window:
- a CDS encoding EF-hand domain-containing protein, producing the protein MKPRVHVICLCAALLALAAGHAGAAGPAHLPAPTPKSPLQIGVTPAPPPPTNAQVQAFAGPNPTGLQSAFPAGLPPPGTPQPTAPGRFRPIGGPGYGGVAPGGAYAAGGYAVGAPASPRLSAGSGYPYSVVDVARSFIQADGNRDGELTRAEAQRLTIAPYSFEEMDRNHDGIITRFEYEDATR; encoded by the coding sequence ATGAAGCCACGCGTCCATGTGATCTGCCTGTGCGCCGCCTTGCTTGCCTTGGCGGCGGGTCATGCCGGTGCCGCGGGTCCGGCGCACCTGCCTGCTCCCACGCCGAAGAGCCCGCTGCAGATCGGCGTCACGCCGGCTCCGCCACCGCCGACGAACGCGCAGGTCCAGGCCTTCGCCGGCCCGAACCCCACCGGCCTGCAGTCGGCATTCCCGGCCGGCTTGCCCCCGCCGGGCACGCCGCAGCCCACCGCGCCCGGTCGCTTCCGGCCGATCGGCGGACCGGGCTATGGCGGGGTGGCCCCGGGCGGCGCCTATGCCGCGGGCGGCTACGCCGTGGGCGCGCCGGCGTCGCCGCGGCTGTCGGCCGGCAGCGGCTATCCGTACTCCGTGGTCGACGTCGCGCGCTCTTTCATCCAGGCCGACGGCAACCGGGACGGCGAGCTGACACGCGCCGAAGCGCAGCGACTGACCATCGCGCCCTACAGCTTCGAGGAAATGGACCGCAACCACGACGGCATCATCACGCGCTTCGAATACGAAGACGCGACACGATGA